A window of Juglans regia cultivar Chandler chromosome 7, Walnut 2.0, whole genome shotgun sequence contains these coding sequences:
- the LOC108994969 gene encoding uncharacterized protein LOC108994969, which yields MVRDLEALSEEERRALRGSKFAPLPSLPPPPSSQPRLAHPGGPLRTNKAAALAKFLARKLQEPNGLASINPDLLDIAVQNAKLTVLSSGTSNSGSKIQHVDSFGDSEDSTDGGKVESSELKKYKKKKKKKKNKNKKTEKEKNNKIRKIVEEPGCAMVKKSKKKSKL from the exons atggTGAGAGACTTGGAAGCACTGAGCGAAGAGGAAAGAAGAGCTCTTCGAGGCAGCAAATTCGCCCCCCTACCTTCCCTTCCCCCTCCCCCTTCTTCCCAACCCAG GCTGGCGCACCCTGGAGGACCCCTGAGGACGAATAAGGCCGCGGCTTTGGCGAAATTTCTGGCAAGAAAGCTTCAAGAGCCCAATGGATTAGCCTCTATAAACCCCGATCTTCTCGACATCGCTGTCCAAAATGCCAAACTCACCGTCCTTTCCA GTGGTACATCAAATTCAGGAAGTAAGATTCAACATGTAGACTCTTTTGGTGACTCTGAG GATTCTACTGACGGAGGAAAAGTGGAAAGTTCTGAGTTaaagaaatataagaaaaagaagaagaagaagaagaataagaacaagaagacagaaaaagagaagaataataaaatacgAAAG ATCGTGGAGGAACCTGGATGTGCTATGGTGAAGAAGtctaaaaaaaagtccaaattgTGA
- the LOC108994994 gene encoding uncharacterized protein LOC108994994: MFKAKWDATIDKVNSRVGIGVIVRNSEGAVMASLCSSMDLIPDSLLGEAIAARRASSFCADLGLQHVVLEGDSLLVVKAIQNKEDSLSDSGLIIRDIKILLSKFLSWSVLHVHREVNVIAHHLAKFALSCQEDCIMIEDCPPCIKQLLG, from the coding sequence ATGTTCAAAGCCAAATGGGATGCTACCATTGATAAAGTCAATTCAAGGGTGGGGATTGGTGTAATTGTTAGGAACTCAGAAGGAGCTGTTATGGCATCCTTATGTTCTTCAATGGACCTGATCCCGGATTCACTTCTTGGTGAGGCCATAGCAGCTCGAAGAGCCTCTTCCTTCTGTGCAGATCTGGGTCTTCAGCATGTAGTACTCGAAGGTGACTCCTTGTTGGTGGTGAAAGCAATCCAAAACAAAGAAGATAGTTTGAGTGATTCTGGCCTTATTATTAGAGATATTAAGATTTTGCTTTCTAAGTTCCTCTCTTGGTCTGTCTTACATGTCCATAGGGAAGTTAATGTAATTGCACATCACTTGGCAAAATTTGCTCTTAGCTGCCAAGAGGATTGCATAATGATTGAGGACTGTCCCCCTTGTATCAAGCAACTACTAGgatga